GGAAAAACAACTTTCATCATAAAACAGTAATAAATGATTTTGAATATTAATAAAAGAAAAACCCCATACAGTTTTTATTTATATGTTTTTTCTTTTTTCATTTTCTTTTTTATCATCTCTTTATATGGTAATGCTATGAATCAGCATTCACCCTTGGAAATCGGAGCAACCGTTCCTGATGTGGCGGGAGTAGACCAAGATGGTCACAGTATCCAACTTAAATCGGTTGCCCAAGAAGGAATCGTTTTATTTTATTTTTATCCCAAGGCAGATACACCCGGTTGTACCCGGGAGGCCTGCAATTTTAGAGATAATTATAAGATGTTAATAAACAACGGAGTAAAAGTATTTGGCATCAGCATGGATAGCCAAGAGGCTCAAAAAAAATTCAAGGATAAATATCATCTACCTTTTACTCTTTTAGCGGATCCCGAAGGTAAAATCGTAGATCAATTCGGAGTGACCAAAAGAAATGGCCATGCTTCCAGGCAATCTTTCCTTGCGAAAAATGGTAAGATCGTATGGCGCAATTTGAAAGTCAATCCCGATAATCATGTTCAAGAAGTACTCGAAGAGGTCAAAAACCTTAAAGATAATTCCGCCCAAAATCGATAACCCAAGATTAAAAAAAGTTCACAACCTTGTAGAGAAGCGTTCTTAAAAAAACATATTTCTAACGATGGATAACAACCTGAGGCTAATCCTGCAGTCTGGCTTTTCATTGCTCTTTGGATTTATTCTTTTCCTCAAACCTCATCTCCTCTATTTTCTCATCGCTGCTTATCTTCTTTTGTTTTCTATTCTTGGTTTTTTTTTCCATCTCCATTTTATATTCTGTCTTGTGACAGCGATAAGCGGAATTTTAATTCTTTTATTTCCTAATCTCATACCCTATCTCGTTGCTTTCCATTTTATTTTCTTTGCCGTCTTAAGTTTTATGGCCTTTGGCCCTTCATTCTTCAGCATCTTTCCTATTATCATCGCTATTTTGCTTTTCATTTTTCCTAATTCCATCGCCTATCTGATTGCTTCATATCTGGTCATTAGCAGCATAGGCAATCTTTTAAATCTCTTTTTTCATCAGAAAGGAAGATTTATGATATGAAAAGAAAGTGGGCGATAATCAAAATAAGATTTTTCCTTTTTTTTATCTTTTTATTCAGTTTCTTTCTTTCAGCTCATTCTCAGCAAGAACCCGTAACAAGTATAGCTTCTTTGGAAAAAAGCCAAGCCATTGAAAAAATTGCTTCTCCCATCGCTCAAGAGTTCCAAGAATCCCTTAAAAATATCTTAACAACAAAAATCAAAGAGCTTGGTCCAACGGGAGCCCTAGAATATTGTAGTCTCAATGCGATGCCTCTCACTGAAAAAATCAAACAAAAACATGGATCAACGATCAGCCTTCTTAAAAGAACTTCAGATAAAGTAAGAAATCCACTGAATAAACCTGATTATGCAGAAAAAGAAGCTCTCGAAATTTTCTTAGAAGCTCAACGCAGGCATGAACCTATGCCGGCAAATTACGTGCAAAAAGTAGAACAAGATTGGACCATAAAATATAGGTATTACAAACCCATTTTTATCGGGAATATTTGTCTTAATTGTCATGGTTCAACAAGCCAAATGAGTCCCTCTCTTAAAGAAGAATTACATAAAAGATACCCAATGGACGAAGCTACTGGTTATAAGCTGGGTGATTTTAGAGGGCTAATCACCATAGAAGTCAGCATGTTCCAAGAAGAATAAGCCTTGGATAAGGCTACCAAAAAAGTAGCTCACCAACTTTCATGCACCTAAAAGTATTGGTAAGAGAATATTTCATAGCTTAATAACTTTTTAGAACAAAACCTCATCCCTGCTCCACTTAAGATGCGCTAGACACATCAAGTTAATATCCCCCCCATTACGGCTGCTTTAGTTACAAACAAAAGAGGCTAAACTGCCGATATAAAGCCTATGCATTGAGTAGATTCCGACGATGTCAGTGGGTTACCTTAAACAATGGGCCACTGGCTACATTCATCTGGTTAAAGTTGTCCTGCAAAAGGATAGAATAAAAGCCCTAAAAGGGTTGGAGAGGCTTCAAAGAACATGCCCTGAAACTGAGCCAGTCGACAAGCAAGCTTAACTTCTTGCAAGATGGGAGCTGTCAGAAACCCAACAAATAACTGGCGCTTATTAATGAAGTTTTAATCCTATTGCACGAAATCTCTACACCAAAAGAAAAAGACATTAAAATTAATTTTTTATAGCAATGAATAACCCTTATATAAAATTATTTTATGTCGTTTTTTTCCTTGCTCATCCTTCTTATTATTTTTCCAAGTTCCATTTTAGCTTTAGGATTGTTTTATTTTGGCAGGGTTTTAGCCAACCTTGCCGTTACAGTTCCTCCTTCTGCAAGCCCAAATCTCAACCCTGGACTAATAGGCCTCAATTACCGATCATTGAAGATCCTGTCGCATGATAATGTAGAACTGGCTGGCTGGTTTGTTTCTTCTAAAACAGATGACGAAAAAGTCAAAACTCCACTTATAGTTATCCACGGACTGGGAGCAAATAAACAATTTATGATGAGTTATATTCAACTTGCACATGAGTTAGGATTTCCCGTCTTAGCCGTTGATCTAAGGGGACATGGCGAAAGTGGTCCTTCTATTGTCACTTTAGGCCTAAAAGAAAGTTTAGATTTAGAAAAATGGGTCGAAGAACTGAAAAAACAAGGATATTCTAAACCGATTCTTTGGGGAACATCACTAGGAGCGGTAACGGCACTTCTTGCCGGATCCCGCCTTAAAGGCCAACTTCGTGCTATAATTGCTGACGCTCCCTTTGATAATCTTTACAATGCCTTAGTTACACATGCTCAATTTTTTTTCAAATTAAAACCTTTTCCGATGGTCCCTATCGTTTCCTGGCATCTCAAGAAAAACTTCGGAATCGATCCTCTAGCCATTGACTGTGTACATGCCGCTCAGAATATTGATTGTCCTCTTTTTATCCTGGCTGCTGAAAAGGATGCAAGAATGCCACTTGCTATGGTAAGAAGAGTCTTTGATGCAGCAAAAAGTCCAAAATCTTGGTGGATCATTCCCAATGCAAATCACGAAATAAGAACCTTTGATAACCATTTCAAAAAGACAATCACCCAATTTCTATACGACATATAAACCAGGAAACGGGATTATTCTGTTTTTATCATAACCGAATGCAATCCACCGGCATATCCTTGGGAATAAAGGTTGACTGAGAAGGCAAACTTAAAAGAACATCAGCTTTGAGTGCGGACAGAAAACCCACAGGATCTTTTAGAGATACTGGTTTAACGAAACGTTGATATTGATTATAGAGTTCCTTCCCAAAATAATACTCGACTCTACCTGCTTTCTTTCTCATTTCGATGGCAATAGGAGCCTTGAATTTGATAAAAGGATTTATAGACCATCCCATCCGCTTGGCTACAGCTTCCCTTAACAGGGCATAAAAGCTGACAAGAACCGCAGGAGGATTTCCAGGTAAAGAGAAAAAGGGAATACCTTCAAAAGAAGAAAAAGAGAAAGGTCGACCTGGTTTAATAGCGATTTTTTTGAAATAAATCCAACATTTCTTATCAATGAACTTAGCCACGTAATCTTTTTCTCCAACAGACAACCCTCCCGTCGAAATAATAAGGTTGGCTTGGCTTTTCTTGGCTTTGTTCATTTCGTTTTCAACTGCATCAAAATCATCTTGAACAATATTTCCCCCTTCCACACAAACACCCAACTCCTTCAAAGCATTTTGTAAGAAAATCCGGTTGCTATCAAAGATCTGTCCATAACTGATGGTCGTCCCTACCGGTTTAATCTCCTCACCTGTGCTAAACAAATGGACACGGAGGGTAGGTTTGACTTTAAGCTGATGTATGCCTAATGATGCTAAAAGATTGATCAATCGAGAATCTATTTTTTGACCCTTACAACAAAGAAGTTGACCTCTCTGTATCTCTTCCCCCGCTTTTTTGATATTATCCCCTTTATTATATTTTCCTTTTATTTTAATACGACCATCCTTAAGGATAACCTCTTCTTGGATAACAACAAGGTCGAAAGGTTTAGGAACAGCTGCCCCTGTGGCGACTTTCACACACTGGTTTGGATCAAAAGTTTTGGATACAGCCTTTCCTGCGTAGATTTCAGAGGCAATTGCAAATTCTTTTTCTCCTTCAGAAAAGAGAGCCTCAGCACAAAGAGCATATCCATCCATTAGAGAAACATCAAAAGGTGGATAATCCGATGAGGAATAAACATCTTCGGCAAGAATTTTATTTAATGATTGTTCCAGGGAAACGGTCTCAAATCCATCAATTTCTTCAATAGTTTTATTTATAATATCTAATGCTTGGTCAATAGAAACAAACTGAAGCGGGGAAGAGTTCATATGTATCCTTTTCTTATAGGGATGGGTTAATCCAATGCAAAATAAAAGAACT
The DNA window shown above is from Methylacidiphilum caldifontis and carries:
- a CDS encoding peroxiredoxin, with protein sequence MNQHSPLEIGATVPDVAGVDQDGHSIQLKSVAQEGIVLFYFYPKADTPGCTREACNFRDNYKMLINNGVKVFGISMDSQEAQKKFKDKYHLPFTLLADPEGKIVDQFGVTKRNGHASRQSFLAKNGKIVWRNLKVNPDNHVQEVLEEVKNLKDNSAQNR
- a CDS encoding DUF3096 domain-containing protein, producing MDNNLRLILQSGFSLLFGFILFLKPHLLYFLIAAYLLLFSILGFFFHLHFIFCLVTAISGILILLFPNLIPYLVAFHFIFFAVLSFMAFGPSFFSIFPIIIAILLFIFPNSIAYLIASYLVISSIGNLLNLFFHQKGRFMI
- a CDS encoding Tll0287-like domain-containing protein gives rise to the protein MKRKWAIIKIRFFLFFIFLFSFFLSAHSQQEPVTSIASLEKSQAIEKIASPIAQEFQESLKNILTTKIKELGPTGALEYCSLNAMPLTEKIKQKHGSTISLLKRTSDKVRNPLNKPDYAEKEALEIFLEAQRRHEPMPANYVQKVEQDWTIKYRYYKPIFIGNICLNCHGSTSQMSPSLKEELHKRYPMDEATGYKLGDFRGLITIEVSMFQEE
- a CDS encoding alpha/beta hydrolase, translated to MSFFSLLILLIIFPSSILALGLFYFGRVLANLAVTVPPSASPNLNPGLIGLNYRSLKILSHDNVELAGWFVSSKTDDEKVKTPLIVIHGLGANKQFMMSYIQLAHELGFPVLAVDLRGHGESGPSIVTLGLKESLDLEKWVEELKKQGYSKPILWGTSLGAVTALLAGSRLKGQLRAIIADAPFDNLYNALVTHAQFFFKLKPFPMVPIVSWHLKKNFGIDPLAIDCVHAAQNIDCPLFILAAEKDARMPLAMVRRVFDAAKSPKSWWIIPNANHEIRTFDNHFKKTITQFLYDI
- a CDS encoding molybdopterin molybdotransferase MoeA, whose amino-acid sequence is MNSSPLQFVSIDQALDIINKTIEEIDGFETVSLEQSLNKILAEDVYSSSDYPPFDVSLMDGYALCAEALFSEGEKEFAIASEIYAGKAVSKTFDPNQCVKVATGAAVPKPFDLVVIQEEVILKDGRIKIKGKYNKGDNIKKAGEEIQRGQLLCCKGQKIDSRLINLLASLGIHQLKVKPTLRVHLFSTGEEIKPVGTTISYGQIFDSNRIFLQNALKELGVCVEGGNIVQDDFDAVENEMNKAKKSQANLIISTGGLSVGEKDYVAKFIDKKCWIYFKKIAIKPGRPFSFSSFEGIPFFSLPGNPPAVLVSFYALLREAVAKRMGWSINPFIKFKAPIAIEMRKKAGRVEYYFGKELYNQYQRFVKPVSLKDPVGFLSALKADVLLSLPSQSTFIPKDMPVDCIRL